TCTCTCTTTTCTTCTGCCTTTATACTCAGATCCCTCACAAAGTCAGGACACCTTATATCCTTACCTGATATGGAAAACTTTTTTTGGCAGGTGGCCCTCCACGCACAGACAGAACATATTTCCACAAGTTTCTCCTCCTTCATAGACACCTCCTCCTCAGATAATAGCTTAACAGAGTCTCTATATTCCCTTCAATGGACGGCTTTGAGTTGATTATAAAGACCCTGTCCTCTATAGTGAAAAGTTCAGCCTTCAGTCTCCTCACCTGCGGGGGATTTTCAACCCTACTCCTCAGCTCATCCTCAAACATGACAACAAGCTTGTCCTTCATCCTCAGGTGGGTATCCATCAAAAAGACCGCCATGTCAGGGCAGAGGTCCTGGGTCCTTGACCAGAAGGCGCTTATCTCGGAGGCATATATCTGTCTTGGCGGTGATGATTTTACCTCCATGTACAGAAGTCCGCTGTCAAGTTTAGCGATAAGATCATAATCACCGCCAACCCGCCGCCCCCTGAACCTGATACCCCAGATGGTCTCCATCCTGAACTCCCGCTTCAATATCTCTGCAACAAACCACTCAAGGGTCTCACCAAAGCTCTTAATCGGTCGCTTCCTGAGTCTGTACCCTCCCGAGACCTTTTCAATCAGACCGGTTTTCAGTAGATAATCAATATATTCATCGGTAACCTCTGCCGTTGCATATCTCGTTACATCCTGAAGTGTGAATCCATCCTGATGCTTTATAATGTCCCTTAAGAAGAGCCTGAAGGAGTATCTCTTCATGGTCTCATAGTAAGAGTCAATATATTTTTCACTCGGGACAAGAAGATCTTCGGCAGGCTCTTTCTTATAAATACAGAAGCCCCGTCTCTTAAGGAGGGCCTCAAGCGGAGGAGTCAGTTCGGTAAGCCTCTGCCTCAGGAGCGCTATCTCTTCTCTCAGTCTCTCGCACTCCTTTTCCGGCTGTCCCATTTTCATACTATCAGTATATAATAAAATTCCGATGGTTTGTGAGTCGATACTGTAATTGAGAGGGGGATACACAGAAGAGTCTGAAGGAGTGCCTTTGCATTATGGAATCAACCTGGAGATATATAGATACAGGCATCTCTGATGCCTCCTGCAATATGGCCGTTGACGAGGCGATTGCAGAGATGGCCCTGAAGGGCAGGGTCCCACCTACGCTGAGGTTTTATGGCTGGGCTGTGCCGTCTGTAAGTCTGGGATGCTTTCAAAAGAGTGAAGAGATAGACAGGGGGTATTGCGAATACAGGGGCATCCCCATAGTAAGGCGGCCTACAGGAGGCCGGGCTATTTTGCATGGCAGGGAGGTTACCTACAGTTTCGCATCAAGGAATGCCGTGCCCCCTTTTTCTGAGGGCCTGCTGAGCAGCTACGGGCACCTGAGCAGGGCTTTTTACACTGCCCTTAAATCCCTCGGCATGGATGTGGAGATGAAGAATCGCAGGGAAAAGGGCCGCATACTTACAGGAAGCGCCCTCTGTTTCCAGTCCGTCTCATATGGTGAACTCTCCATCAACAAGCGGAAGGTAATCGGCTCGGCACAGAAGCGGTGGAAGGAGGGCTTCCTCCAGCAGGGCTCTATCCAGATGAAGATAGACCCGGGGCTCATGGAACGGGTCTTCAGAAACGTTAATACCGAAAAAATATCCTTAACCATGACAGGGCTGACGGATCACTTGCCTACACTGTCACCTGATGAATTAAAGGGGGCTATTTTAGATGCCTTTGAAGAAATATTCGAGGTCAGTCTCCTGCCCATGGGGCTGACTGAAGAGGAGAAGATACTTGCCCTTCAGTTTCAAAGACAGAAATATCAGTCCCCTGAGTGGACGTATTGCCGTTGAAACGGAGATTTGTCATCAGGGTATTTGTCATCTAACATTGTCTTCCCCCTCTGTGATCTCTATGACCTCTGTGGTCTCTGAATCCTCAGTCAGGCCTGCGAGTTCCGTCTGATAATAATAAACAAAGGCTACTGCAAGTATAAACAGTCCCGCATATCCCTGCAGGGCATAGATTAAGAGCTGATATGGGAGGTTCAGGATTAACCCGATAAAGGGAACTACCTTCAGCGGCAACCCGGCCAATGCAAGGATGAGGCTGAAGATTATATATAGAGAGGCCATTATTACGTAAAGATAAAAGGCAGAGGGATTTTTCAATAAATATCTTGTTGTTTCAGTTACAGTAGCCACCGGCCTTGAGTCCTTCAGGCTAATGGCAGCCAGGCCATAAACAGTCAATGAGAGAAGTCCGAAGAGGATGAAAAACCCTGAAACAACTCCTATGAGGGCAAAAAAGACGCCCAGGAACATGGAGAGAGCAAGGGACTGTGACTTTGCGTATGTAATGACAGCCGCAACAACTACGCCCGAGATTGCATAACACACAATAATACCTATAGCAACAAGCCCCATAATGCTGATAAATCCGAGCACGGGGGAAAAGAGCCGCTTTCCCTCTTCAAAAAAGACCTTCATGCTGAATTTCTGCGACTCATCCCTGACAGTACGCGCAATAGTTCCTGCAGCAGCGGCAAAGGCATAAATCCCCGCTGTGGACACAATGAGTATATAAATGAGCAGCAGGAGACCGCCAACGA
The window above is part of the Nitrospirota bacterium genome. Proteins encoded here:
- a CDS encoding lipoate--protein ligase family protein translates to MESTWRYIDTGISDASCNMAVDEAIAEMALKGRVPPTLRFYGWAVPSVSLGCFQKSEEIDRGYCEYRGIPIVRRPTGGRAILHGREVTYSFASRNAVPPFSEGLLSSYGHLSRAFYTALKSLGMDVEMKNRREKGRILTGSALCFQSVSYGELSINKRKVIGSAQKRWKEGFLQQGSIQMKIDPGLMERVFRNVNTEKISLTMTGLTDHLPTLSPDELKGAILDAFEEIFEVSLLPMGLTEEEKILALQFQRQKYQSPEWTYCR